One window of Burkholderia vietnamiensis LMG 10929 genomic DNA carries:
- the tpx gene encoding thiol peroxidase, which produces MSKVTLGGNPIDIAGTFPAVGSQAPDFKLVGKDLADLTLASFAGKRKVLNIVPSLDTPTCATSTRKFNEAASSLDNTVVIVVSGDLPFAATRFCTTEGLANVVTASTFRGGRAFANAYGVDVTSGPLNGLTARAVVVLDAQDKVIHAQLVGEIKDEPNYDAALAALK; this is translated from the coding sequence ATGAGCAAAGTTACGCTGGGTGGCAACCCGATCGATATCGCCGGCACGTTCCCGGCCGTCGGCTCGCAAGCCCCCGACTTCAAGCTGGTCGGCAAGGACCTCGCCGATCTGACGCTCGCCAGCTTCGCCGGCAAGCGCAAGGTGCTGAACATCGTGCCGAGCCTCGACACGCCGACCTGCGCGACGTCGACGCGCAAGTTCAACGAAGCCGCGTCGTCGCTCGACAACACGGTCGTGATCGTCGTGTCCGGCGACCTGCCGTTCGCGGCCACGCGCTTCTGCACGACCGAAGGCCTCGCGAACGTCGTGACGGCGTCCACCTTCCGCGGCGGCCGCGCGTTCGCGAACGCGTACGGCGTCGACGTCACGAGCGGCCCGCTGAACGGCCTGACGGCCCGCGCGGTCGTCGTGCTCGACGCGCAGGACAAGGTGATCCACGCGCAACTCGTCGGCGAAATCAAGGACGAGCCGAACTACGACGCAGCACTCGCCGCACTGAAGTAA
- a CDS encoding carbohydrate kinase family protein, with product MTTLICGSLAYDNIMTFEGRFREHILPDQVHLLNVSFLVPTMRREFGGCAGNIAYALHLLGGDARIMATVGANDADRYLERLDSLGLSKANVRVVPDAHTAQAMITTDLENNQITAFHPGAMMESHLNRADEVPGVKLGIVAPDGFDGMVQHAEQFAKAGIPFIFDPGQGLPLFDGATLRRIIELATFVAVNDYEGKLVSDKTGWSEKEIASRVQALIVTRGEHGATILHKNGEEQIPVVQAERIVDPTGCGDAFRGGLLYGIENGLDWATTGRLASLMGSIKIAHQGPQTYALTRADVDARFEAAFGYSLK from the coding sequence TTGACTACGCTGATTTGCGGCTCGCTCGCCTACGACAACATCATGACCTTCGAAGGTCGGTTCCGCGAGCACATCCTGCCCGACCAGGTTCACCTGCTGAACGTGAGCTTCCTCGTGCCGACGATGCGTCGCGAATTCGGCGGTTGCGCGGGGAACATCGCGTACGCGCTGCACCTGCTCGGCGGCGACGCACGCATCATGGCGACGGTCGGCGCCAACGACGCGGACCGCTATCTCGAGCGTCTCGACAGCCTCGGCCTGTCCAAAGCCAACGTGCGGGTCGTGCCCGACGCGCACACCGCGCAGGCCATGATCACGACCGATCTGGAGAACAATCAGATCACCGCATTCCACCCCGGCGCGATGATGGAATCGCATCTGAACCGTGCGGACGAGGTGCCCGGCGTGAAGCTCGGCATCGTCGCGCCCGACGGCTTCGACGGGATGGTCCAGCACGCCGAACAATTCGCCAAGGCCGGCATCCCGTTCATCTTCGATCCGGGTCAGGGCCTGCCGCTGTTCGACGGTGCGACGCTGCGCCGCATCATTGAACTCGCGACCTTCGTCGCGGTCAACGACTACGAGGGCAAGCTCGTCAGTGACAAGACGGGGTGGTCCGAGAAGGAAATCGCCAGCCGGGTTCAAGCATTGATCGTCACGCGGGGCGAACACGGCGCTACCATTCTTCACAAGAACGGCGAAGAACAGATTCCGGTCGTGCAGGCAGAGCGGATCGTCGATCCGACCGGTTGCGGCGACGCCTTCCGTGGCGGCCTGCTGTACGGCATCGAGAACGGTCTGGACTGGGCAACCACCGGCCGCCTCGCGAGCCTGATGGGCTCGATCAAGATCGCCCATCAGGGCCCCCAGACTTACGCACTGACGCGCGCCGATGTCGACGCGCGCTTCGAGGCCGCCTTCGGTTACAGTCTCAAATAA
- a CDS encoding glycine zipper 2TM domain-containing protein, protein MLTKKTLTLAAMLTATLTLAGCFTAPGSADVYSVGQAQREQTVRMGTVESVRAVRIQSDGGGSAIGTLGGGALGAVAGSAIGGGKGSILTAIAGGLVGAVAGNAVGENLSTANGVEITVRLDNGDLRSITQAASGEVFRAGERVRLLSSGGVTRVTH, encoded by the coding sequence ATGTTGACGAAGAAAACCCTCACGCTCGCGGCGATGCTGACGGCCACCCTGACTCTCGCGGGCTGCTTCACCGCGCCCGGTTCGGCCGACGTCTATAGCGTCGGCCAGGCGCAGCGCGAACAGACGGTTCGCATGGGCACGGTCGAAAGCGTGCGTGCGGTGCGCATCCAGTCGGACGGCGGCGGCAGCGCGATCGGCACGCTCGGCGGCGGCGCACTCGGCGCGGTCGCGGGCAGCGCGATCGGCGGCGGCAAGGGCTCGATCCTGACGGCGATCGCAGGCGGCCTGGTCGGCGCGGTGGCGGGCAACGCGGTCGGCGAAAACCTCAGTACCGCGAACGGCGTCGAAATCACCGTTCGCCTCGACAACGGCGACCTGCGCTCGATCACGCAAGCAGCCAGCGGCGAAGTCTTCCGCGCAGGCGAGCGCGTACGACTGCTGTCGAGCGGCGGCGTCACGCGCGTCACGCACTAA
- a CDS encoding histone H1-like DNA-binding protein, whose protein sequence is MATAKKKPAAKKAAAKKTVAKKAAAPAKKAAAVKKVAAKKVAVKKVAAKKAAPAKKAAAKKAAPAKKAAAKKVAAKKVAVKKVAAKKAAPAKKAAAKKVAAKKVAVKKVAAKKAAPAKKAAAKKAAPAKKAAAKKAAPAKKAAAKKAAPAKKAAPAKKAAAPKAAAPKAAAPKAAAAPKAAAPAKKAAAPKKAVVKKAAPATTASTASVAPASGVKTALNPAAAWPFPTGSRP, encoded by the coding sequence ATGGCTACTGCCAAGAAGAAACCGGCTGCCAAGAAGGCTGCTGCTAAGAAGACCGTTGCGAAGAAGGCAGCTGCGCCGGCGAAGAAGGCCGCTGCAGTGAAGAAGGTCGCTGCGAAGAAGGTCGCGGTGAAGAAGGTTGCAGCGAAGAAGGCAGCGCCGGCGAAGAAGGCTGCAGCGAAGAAGGCAGCACCGGCGAAGAAGGCCGCTGCGAAGAAGGTTGCAGCCAAGAAGGTCGCGGTGAAGAAGGTTGCTGCGAAGAAGGCAGCACCGGCGAAGAAGGCCGCTGCGAAGAAGGTTGCAGCCAAGAAGGTCGCAGTGAAGAAGGTTGCTGCGAAGAAGGCCGCACCGGCGAAGAAGGCTGCTGCAAAGAAGGCAGCACCGGCCAAGAAGGCTGCAGCGAAGAAGGCCGCACCGGCGAAGAAGGCTGCTGCGAAGAAGGCAGCGCCGGCCAAGAAGGCTGCGCCTGCGAAGAAGGCTGCCGCACCGAAGGCTGCTGCACCTAAGGCCGCTGCGCCGAAGGCTGCCGCCGCACCGAAGGCTGCTGCTCCGGCGAAGAAGGCCGCTGCTCCGAAGAAGGCCGTCGTGAAGAAGGCCGCGCCGGCAACCACCGCGTCGACCGCATCGGTTGCGCCGGCATCGGGCGTGAAGACGGCGCTCAACCCGGCAGCGGCATGGCCGTTCCCGACGGGCAGCCGTCCGTAA
- a CDS encoding ribonucleotide-diphosphate reductase subunit beta encodes MLNWDDEKTAVTPASGAQQNAMRTSAGMAVGLQAATPAAHQVRDIFEGDLAVPPQAPAVPAGGSEARVNVADKRIINGQTDVNQLVPFKYKWAWEKYLAGCANHWMPQEINMSRDIALWKDPNGLTEDERRIVKRNLGFFVTADSLAANNIVLGTYRHITAPECRQFLLRQAFEEAIHTHAYQYIVESLGLDEGEIFNAYHEVASIRAKDEFLIPFIHTLTDPAFKTGTLEADQKLLKSLIVFACIMEGLFFYVGFTQILALGRQNKMTGAAEQYQYILRDESMHCNFGIDLINQIKLENPHLWTAEFRAEIRELFKHAVELEYRYAEDTMPRGVLGLNASMFKSYLRFISNRRCQQIGLDPLYPNEENPFPWMSEMIDLKKERNFFETRVIEYQTGGALSWE; translated from the coding sequence ATGCTCAACTGGGATGACGAGAAGACTGCCGTAACCCCCGCGAGCGGAGCGCAGCAAAACGCGATGCGCACCTCCGCAGGGATGGCCGTCGGACTGCAGGCTGCAACGCCTGCCGCCCATCAGGTCCGTGACATTTTCGAAGGCGATCTTGCGGTGCCGCCGCAAGCACCGGCTGTTCCCGCCGGCGGTTCGGAAGCGCGGGTCAACGTTGCGGACAAGCGCATCATCAACGGCCAGACTGACGTCAATCAGCTGGTGCCGTTCAAGTACAAGTGGGCGTGGGAAAAGTATCTGGCCGGTTGCGCGAACCACTGGATGCCGCAGGAAATCAACATGTCCCGCGACATCGCACTGTGGAAGGATCCGAACGGTCTGACCGAGGACGAGCGCCGCATCGTCAAGCGCAACCTCGGCTTCTTCGTGACCGCCGATTCGCTCGCTGCGAACAACATCGTGCTCGGCACGTACCGCCACATCACGGCGCCCGAGTGCCGGCAGTTCCTGCTGCGCCAGGCGTTCGAAGAGGCGATCCACACGCACGCGTATCAATACATCGTCGAATCGCTCGGCCTCGATGAAGGCGAGATCTTCAACGCGTACCACGAGGTCGCGTCGATCCGCGCGAAGGACGAGTTCCTGATTCCGTTCATCCATACGCTGACCGACCCGGCCTTCAAGACCGGCACGCTCGAAGCGGATCAGAAGCTGCTGAAGTCGCTGATCGTGTTCGCGTGCATCATGGAAGGCCTGTTCTTCTATGTCGGCTTCACGCAGATCCTCGCGCTCGGCCGCCAGAACAAGATGACGGGTGCTGCGGAGCAATATCAGTACATCCTGCGCGACGAGTCGATGCACTGCAACTTCGGCATCGACCTGATCAACCAGATCAAGCTCGAGAACCCGCATCTGTGGACCGCCGAATTCCGCGCGGAGATCCGCGAGCTGTTCAAGCATGCAGTCGAACTCGAATACCGCTACGCCGAGGACACGATGCCGCGCGGCGTGCTGGGTCTGAACGCGTCGATGTTCAAGAGCTATCTGCGCTTCATCAGCAACCGCCGTTGCCAGCAGATCGGCCTCGATCCGCTGTACCCGAACGAAGAAAACCCGTTCCCGTGGATGAGCGAAATGATCGACCTGAAGAAGGAACGCAACTTCTTCGAGACGCGAGTGATCGAGTATCAGACGGGCGGCGCGCTGTCCTGGGAATAA
- a CDS encoding ribonucleoside-diphosphate reductase subunit alpha, protein MQTTDNATSQYESASSRPLGGTEQGAQALAPQATFADYKVIRRNGSVVSFEPSKIAIAVTKAFLAVNGGQGAASARVRELVEQLTHNVVRALVRSRPNGGTFHIEDIQDQVELALMRGGEHNVARAYVLYREKRHLERQHAGEEAAAAGAESNTGINVVDNGVTRPLDMNALRALIVSACDGLGTAVNADPIVAETVKNLYDGVPMSQVYDSAILAARTMIEKDPAYSQVTARILLHTIRREILGEEVVQADMSARYAEYFPQFLKRGVDAGLLDDKLLQFDLKRLGEALDANRDLQFGYLGLQTLYDRYFLHVDGTRIEMPQAFFMRVAMGLSLNEIDRETRAIEFYNVLSSFDFMSSTPTLFNSGTHRSQLSSCYLTTVADDLDGIYEALKENALLSKFAGGLGNDWTRVRALGSHIKGTNGKSQGVVPFLKVVNDTAVAVNQGGKRKGAVCAYLESWHLDIEEFLELRKNTGDDRRRTHDMNTANWIPDLFMKRVMEGSDWTLFSPSTCPDLHDKFGADFEKAYTAYEDKVARGEIKLFKKIPAQQLWRKMLGMLFETGHPWITFKDPCNVRSPQQHVGVVHSSNLCTEITLNTSDTEIAVCNLGSVNLVAHLVKQADGSYALDHDKLKRTISVAMRMLDNVIDINYYAVPKARNSNLKHRPVGMGIMGFQDCLHLLRTPYASEAAVEFADRSMEAVCYYAYYASTELAEERGRYSSYRGSLWDRGILPQDTLKLLAEARGGYVEVDTSESLDWSTLRSRIAAHGMRNSNCVAIAPTATISNIIGVSACIEPTFQNLYVKSNLSGEFTVVNEYLVRDLKERGLWDEVMVADLKYFDGMLSRIDRIPADLRAIYATAFEVDPTWLVEAASRRQKWIDQAQSLNIYMGGASGKKLDEVYKLAWLRGLKTTYYLRTMAATHVEKSTVAHGALNAVPTSGGSSSGGAQGAAGGFGAAGGDVSSGGLNAAALAPVEADGPVCTMRPGDPGFDECEACQ, encoded by the coding sequence ATGCAAACCACCGACAACGCGACGTCCCAGTACGAGAGCGCCTCGAGCCGTCCGCTCGGCGGGACCGAACAGGGCGCGCAGGCGCTCGCGCCGCAGGCCACGTTCGCCGACTACAAGGTGATCCGCCGCAATGGCAGCGTGGTGTCGTTCGAGCCTTCGAAGATCGCGATCGCGGTGACCAAGGCTTTCCTGGCCGTCAATGGCGGGCAGGGCGCGGCATCGGCGCGCGTGCGCGAACTCGTCGAGCAGCTCACGCACAACGTCGTGCGTGCGCTGGTGCGCAGCCGTCCGAACGGCGGCACGTTCCATATCGAAGACATTCAGGATCAGGTCGAGCTCGCGCTGATGCGCGGCGGCGAGCACAACGTCGCGCGTGCGTACGTGCTGTATCGCGAGAAGCGTCACCTCGAGCGCCAGCACGCGGGCGAGGAAGCGGCGGCAGCGGGCGCCGAGTCGAACACCGGCATCAACGTCGTCGACAACGGCGTCACGCGTCCGCTCGACATGAACGCGCTGCGCGCGCTGATCGTGTCGGCCTGCGACGGCCTGGGCACTGCGGTAAACGCTGATCCGATCGTCGCCGAGACGGTGAAGAACCTGTACGACGGCGTGCCGATGAGCCAGGTCTACGACTCGGCGATCCTCGCTGCGCGCACGATGATCGAGAAGGATCCGGCGTACAGCCAGGTCACGGCCCGCATCCTGCTGCACACGATCCGTCGCGAGATCCTCGGCGAGGAAGTCGTCCAGGCCGACATGTCGGCGCGCTACGCGGAGTACTTCCCGCAGTTCCTGAAGCGCGGCGTCGACGCCGGCCTGCTCGACGACAAGCTGCTGCAGTTCGACCTGAAGCGTCTCGGCGAAGCGCTGGACGCGAATCGCGACCTGCAGTTCGGCTACCTCGGCCTGCAGACGCTGTACGACCGCTACTTCCTGCACGTCGACGGCACCCGCATCGAAATGCCGCAGGCATTCTTCATGCGCGTCGCGATGGGCCTGTCGCTGAACGAGATCGACCGCGAAACGCGCGCGATCGAGTTTTACAACGTGCTGTCGAGCTTCGACTTCATGAGCTCGACGCCGACGCTGTTCAACTCGGGCACGCACCGTTCGCAGTTGTCGTCGTGCTACCTGACGACGGTCGCGGACGACCTCGACGGCATCTACGAAGCGCTGAAGGAAAACGCGCTGCTGTCGAAGTTCGCCGGCGGCCTCGGCAACGACTGGACCCGCGTGCGTGCGCTCGGCTCGCATATCAAGGGCACGAACGGCAAGTCGCAAGGCGTGGTGCCGTTCCTGAAGGTCGTCAACGACACGGCCGTCGCGGTCAACCAGGGCGGCAAGCGCAAGGGCGCGGTGTGCGCGTACCTCGAATCGTGGCACCTCGACATCGAGGAATTCCTCGAGCTGCGCAAGAACACCGGTGACGACCGTCGCCGCACCCACGACATGAACACGGCGAACTGGATTCCCGACCTGTTCATGAAGCGCGTGATGGAAGGCAGTGACTGGACGCTGTTCTCGCCGTCGACCTGCCCGGACCTGCACGACAAGTTCGGCGCCGATTTCGAGAAGGCTTACACGGCTTACGAAGACAAGGTCGCGCGCGGCGAGATCAAGCTGTTCAAGAAGATTCCGGCGCAGCAGCTGTGGCGCAAGATGCTCGGCATGCTGTTCGAGACGGGCCACCCGTGGATCACGTTCAAGGATCCCTGCAACGTGCGCTCGCCGCAGCAGCACGTCGGCGTCGTCCACTCGTCGAACCTGTGCACGGAAATCACGCTGAACACGAGCGACACCGAAATCGCGGTGTGCAACCTCGGCTCGGTGAACCTCGTCGCCCACCTGGTGAAGCAGGCCGACGGCAGCTACGCGCTCGACCACGACAAGCTCAAGCGCACGATCAGCGTCGCGATGCGCATGCTCGACAACGTGATCGACATCAACTACTACGCGGTGCCGAAGGCGCGTAACTCGAACCTGAAGCACCGTCCGGTCGGCATGGGCATCATGGGCTTCCAGGACTGCCTGCATCTGCTGCGCACGCCGTACGCGTCGGAAGCGGCCGTCGAGTTCGCCGATCGTTCGATGGAAGCGGTCTGCTACTACGCGTACTACGCGTCGACCGAGCTGGCCGAGGAGCGCGGCCGCTACTCGAGCTACCGCGGCTCGCTGTGGGATCGCGGCATCCTCCCGCAGGACACGCTGAAGCTGCTCGCCGAAGCGCGCGGCGGCTACGTCGAAGTCGACACGTCGGAGTCGCTCGACTGGTCGACGCTGCGTTCGCGTATCGCGGCGCACGGCATGCGCAACTCGAACTGCGTCGCGATCGCGCCGACGGCGACGATCTCGAACATCATCGGCGTGTCGGCTTGCATCGAGCCGACCTTCCAGAACCTCTACGTGAAGTCGAACCTGTCGGGCGAATTCACGGTGGTGAACGAGTACCTCGTGCGCGACCTGAAGGAGCGCGGCCTGTGGGACGAAGTGATGGTGGCCGACCTGAAGTACTTCGACGGCATGCTGTCGCGCATCGACCGCATCCCGGCCGACCTGCGCGCGATCTACGCGACCGCCTTCGAAGTGGATCCGACGTGGCTCGTCGAAGCAGCATCGCGTCGCCAGAAGTGGATCGACCAGGCGCAGTCGCTGAACATCTACATGGGCGGCGCGTCGGGCAAGAAGCTCGACGAGGTCTACAAGCTCGCATGGCTGCGCGGTCTGAAGACGACCTACTACCTGCGCACGATGGCAGCGACGCACGTCGAGAAGTCGACGGTCGCGCACGGCGCGCTCAACGCGGTGCCGACGAGCGGCGGCTCGAGCAGCGGCGGCGCGCAAGGCGCAGCGGGCGGCTTCGGTGCGGCGGGCGGCGACGTGTCGTCGGGTGGGCTCAACGCAGCAGCGCTCGCGCCGGTCGAAGCAGACGGCCCGGTGTGCACGATGCGTCCGGGCGACCCCGGCTTCGACGAATGCGAAGCTTGCCAGTAA